The Caballeronia sp. SL2Y3 genome includes a window with the following:
- a CDS encoding alpha/beta hydrolase: MPLNPKIAQILDMVARANRPPYHTLTPGKARAAYAMSAPILDIAPLPLHSVEDMRIPTRDGAEIGVRVYHPAAPSWAEPAPALLYLHGGGFTVGSIATHDALCRKFAHDARCAVVSVDYRLAPEHKFPVAVNDAFDALQWLAREAPMLGIDPARLAIGGDSAGGTLATVCAVLARDAGIALRLQLLIYPGTSARQRSDSHARLAEGYLLSGETIQWFFAQYLRDDRDRDDWRFAPLDAAGGQPDFAGVAPAWIAAADHDPLYDEDIAYAAKLAAAGVPVTLARYEGMIHEFFKMGGFVPEVAQAHADAVAALKGALES, translated from the coding sequence ATGCCGCTCAATCCCAAGATCGCGCAGATCCTCGACATGGTCGCGCGCGCAAACCGTCCGCCGTATCACACGCTCACGCCCGGCAAGGCGCGCGCCGCCTATGCGATGAGCGCGCCCATTCTCGATATCGCGCCGTTGCCGCTCCATAGCGTCGAAGACATGCGTATCCCCACGCGCGATGGCGCCGAGATCGGCGTGCGCGTCTATCATCCCGCCGCGCCGAGTTGGGCTGAGCCCGCGCCCGCGCTGCTGTATCTGCATGGCGGCGGCTTCACGGTGGGCAGCATCGCGACGCACGACGCGCTTTGCCGCAAGTTCGCGCACGACGCGCGCTGCGCGGTGGTATCGGTCGATTACCGGCTCGCGCCGGAGCACAAGTTTCCGGTCGCCGTGAACGACGCGTTCGACGCGCTGCAATGGCTCGCGCGGGAAGCGCCGATGCTCGGCATCGATCCGGCGCGGCTCGCCATCGGCGGCGACAGCGCGGGCGGCACGCTCGCCACGGTCTGCGCGGTGCTCGCGCGCGACGCGGGCATCGCGTTGCGGCTGCAACTGCTGATCTATCCGGGCACGAGCGCGCGGCAGCGAAGCGACTCGCATGCGCGGCTGGCCGAGGGCTATCTGCTTTCGGGCGAGACGATTCAGTGGTTCTTCGCCCAATATCTGCGCGACGACCGCGACCGCGACGACTGGCGCTTCGCCCCGCTCGATGCAGCGGGCGGCCAGCCGGATTTCGCGGGCGTGGCGCCGGCGTGGATCGCGGCAGCGGACCATGATCCGCTCTACGATGAAGATATCGCGTATGCGGCGAAGCTCGCGGCCGCGGGCGTGCCCGTGACGCTCGCGCGCTACGAAGGAATGATCCACGAATTCTTCAAGATGGGCGGCTTCGTGCCGGAAGTGGCGCAGGCGCACGCGGATGCGGTGGCGGCGTTGAAGGGGGCGTTGGAGAGCTGA